The following are from one region of the Candidatus Acidulodesulfobacterium ferriphilum genome:
- a CDS encoding methyltransferase domain-containing protein codes for MPVRRRRAFKRRFKQKTKGTGGGIRMQTQEDAVLGCKLSKSLSFSQDEELYIATSDTKIKMEEDYAPFVDKILNNIPYIPYSVLDLGCGPGYIARRISEVLPNAFVFGLDKSITMINHANKVFKKMLLASPFAEKACFSKRASGDMLRGETLPSPMSVKMLKMDYAIHSAYEINDTALKMLGNEAGYSDCYNYNRGLKYMIADSANLPFGKNSFNLIILKGTFKCLDDKLNSLKEMFRVLADNGDILIYEFRKEIPDDEFSMLTEHMNPQKVKSLKRKLNCSLDIEDYEKYLSKAGLTGFADIKTEGLDLRIRISKNC; via the coding sequence ATGCCGGTCCGACGCCGCAGGGCTTTTAAACGAAGATTTAAGCAAAAAACTAAAGGGACAGGAGGGGGGATTAGGATGCAAACTCAAGAAGATGCCGTGTTAGGATGCAAGCTCTCAAAAAGCCTTAGTTTTTCTCAGGATGAAGAGCTTTATATTGCGACAAGCGATACCAAAATAAAAATGGAAGAGGACTATGCGCCGTTCGTCGATAAAATTTTAAACAATATTCCATATATTCCATACAGCGTTCTAGATCTCGGCTGCGGTCCGGGCTATATAGCAAGGAGAATCAGCGAGGTCTTGCCGAATGCCTTTGTTTTTGGGTTGGATAAATCTATCACAATGATAAATCATGCAAATAAGGTTTTTAAAAAAATGTTGCTTGCATCTCCGTTTGCTGAAAAGGCATGCTTTTCAAAACGCGCAAGCGGAGATATGCTGCGCGGAGAAACGTTACCCTCCCCTATGAGCGTAAAAATGTTGAAAATGGATTACGCCATTCATTCTGCGTATGAAATTAACGACACGGCGCTTAAAATGCTTGGGAATGAAGCGGGTTATTCAGATTGCTATAATTATAATCGCGGGCTTAAATATATGATTGCGGACAGCGCGAATCTCCCTTTCGGAAAGAATAGCTTTAATTTAATTATACTTAAAGGGACATTTAAATGCTTGGACGATAAGCTGAATTCCCTGAAGGAAATGTTCAGGGTTCTGGCGGATAACGGCGATATTTTAATATACGAATTTAGAAAAGAAATTCCGGATGACGAATTTAGTATGCTTACGGAGCATATGAATCCTCAAAAGGTAAAGTCTTTAAAACGCAAGTTAAATTGCTCCTTAGACATAGAAGATTATGAGAAATATTTATCAAAAGCAGGCTTAACAGGGTTTGCCGATATAAAAACAGAAGGACTAGATTTAAGAATAAGAATATCTAAGAATTGTTGA
- a CDS encoding 4Fe-4S dicluster domain-containing protein: MSIMDGFTGNIDNYVNAPRRSGGKWVPHFLVEFDKENCISCGRCIKVCPGGVYTFEDDGDKMIVRIESMDDCIGDMSCEKVCPKNKTMHLHKFSPLTK; encoded by the coding sequence ATGAGTATCATGGATGGATTTACCGGCAATATCGATAATTATGTCAATGCGCCGCGCCGGTCGGGCGGAAAATGGGTTCCACATTTTCTGGTAGAATTCGATAAGGAAAACTGCATATCATGCGGCAGATGTATCAAGGTTTGTCCGGGCGGGGTTTACACGTTTGAGGACGACGGGGATAAGATGATTGTTAGAATAGAAAGCATGGATGATTGTATCGGCGATATGTCATGCGAAAAGGTCTGCCCTAAAAACAAGACGATGCATCTGCATAAATTTTCGCCGCTTACAAAATGA
- the nifD gene encoding nitrogenase molybdenum-iron protein alpha chain, whose protein sequence is MAVNFKETEGIVEDILNVYSEKAKKNRKEHIGINSKEACGSCVAKSNVKSLPGVMTPRGCAYAGSKGVVWGPVKDVINISHGPIGCGHYSWGTRRNLANGEPGVENFVSFQFTTDFKERDIVFGGDKKLEQAIKELHELFPTAKGIIIDSECPIGLIGDDIEAVAKKMEGEIKIPVIPVRCEGFRGVSQSLGHHIANDTIRDFVVGTGEIDESKKTPYDVAILGDYNIGGDVWSSMKIFKEMGLNVVAHWSGDGSIEEMKITHGVNYNLLHCYRSMNYIARHFEEKFGIPWIEYNFFGPTKIKESIRSIAKLFDENIQEKSEEVIKAYEPKMQEVIDKYRPRLEGKKVMILVGGLRPRHIVGAYEDLGMKVVSAAYEFAHTDDYERTTKELEDGAIVADDMNEYEFVELANRLKPDLVASGIKEKYVFQKMGIPFRQMHSWDYSGPYHGYDGFEIFARDMDLAINSPSWKLVKPRWKK, encoded by the coding sequence ATGGCTGTTAACTTTAAAGAAACCGAAGGAATAGTTGAAGATATTCTCAATGTTTATTCCGAAAAGGCAAAGAAAAACAGAAAAGAACATATCGGCATTAATAGCAAAGAGGCATGCGGGAGCTGTGTTGCAAAATCTAATGTCAAATCCCTTCCCGGCGTTATGACGCCGAGAGGCTGCGCCTACGCAGGTTCCAAGGGCGTTGTCTGGGGGCCGGTTAAAGACGTAATTAATATAAGCCACGGTCCGATAGGATGCGGCCATTACAGCTGGGGTACAAGAAGAAATTTGGCTAACGGCGAGCCCGGAGTCGAAAATTTTGTGTCTTTTCAATTTACTACGGATTTTAAGGAAAGGGATATAGTTTTTGGCGGCGATAAAAAATTGGAGCAGGCGATTAAAGAGTTGCATGAACTTTTTCCTACCGCAAAAGGCATAATTATAGATTCGGAATGCCCGATAGGTTTAATAGGCGACGATATCGAGGCTGTGGCGAAAAAAATGGAAGGTGAAATAAAGATTCCGGTAATTCCCGTAAGGTGCGAGGGTTTCAGGGGAGTAAGCCAGTCTTTGGGGCATCACATAGCAAACGATACTATAAGGGATTTTGTCGTAGGAACAGGAGAAATAGACGAAAGCAAAAAGACCCCTTATGATGTAGCGATACTCGGCGATTATAATATAGGCGGGGATGTCTGGTCGTCGATGAAAATATTTAAAGAAATGGGTTTGAATGTAGTAGCCCACTGGTCTGGAGACGGTTCTATAGAGGAAATGAAGATAACTCACGGGGTAAATTATAATCTTCTGCATTGTTACAGGTCGATGAATTATATAGCGAGGCATTTCGAGGAAAAGTTCGGTATCCCGTGGATTGAATATAATTTCTTCGGTCCCACTAAAATAAAAGAAAGCATCAGGAGCATAGCAAAATTATTCGATGAAAATATTCAGGAAAAATCCGAAGAGGTTATCAAGGCATACGAACCTAAAATGCAGGAGGTTATAGATAAATACAGGCCGAGATTGGAAGGCAAAAAAGTAATGATATTAGTCGGCGGCTTGAGGCCCCGTCATATAGTCGGAGCTTATGAAGATTTAGGAATGAAGGTTGTATCCGCGGCATATGAATTTGCTCATACCGATGATTATGAAAGAACGACAAAAGAGCTGGAAGACGGGGCTATTGTTGCCGACGATATGAATGAATACGAATTTGTCGAGCTTGCAAACAGGCTTAAGCCGGATTTAGTCGCCTCCGGGATAAAAGAAAAATATGTTTTTCAGAAAATGGGAATACCTTTCAGGCAGATGCACTCATGGGATTATTCCGGACCCTATCACGGTTACGACGGCTTTGAAATATTTGCAAGAGATATGGATCTGGCGATAAACAGCCCGTCGTGGAAATTGGTTAAGCCGCGTTGGAAAAAATAA
- the nifK gene encoding nitrogenase molybdenum-iron protein subunit beta has product MNTEEYKEKNFNRKAIVINPERACQPLGAVLCAAGFENTMPFVHGSHGCVAYYRNNLSRHFREPIAGVCTSLTEDGAVFGGQANGFEGFRNASALYKPEMFAISTTCMSEIIGDDLGSIVGGAREKGYLAEDIAAPYANTPSFVGSHLEGYDSMLNAIIETLGKKSDANKQDTINIIPGFDTTIGNINEIKRILKIFGINYLVLADYSNTLDSPLNGEYKLYPDGATKLEDVKNCVNNKAAIALQKFSTKKTAAALSEKFGQDVRVVKSPIGISYTDEFLMTLSELSGKEVPKELEDERGKAIDSMTDAQQYIHGKKFAIFGDPDMLMGLTGYLLEMGGIPKYVLCSNGTEEFKKEIEDLFASYSENQGEVYIDKDLWHLRSLLMTGPVDMLLGPSHGKFAAREANIPHIRVGYPIFDRVNIHRYPLYGYSGVINLTTWIVNKFLDILDDTSDDAHFELMR; this is encoded by the coding sequence ATGAATACCGAAGAGTATAAAGAAAAAAACTTTAATAGAAAGGCTATAGTAATAAATCCGGAAAGAGCCTGTCAGCCGCTCGGCGCAGTGTTATGCGCGGCAGGTTTTGAAAATACGATGCCGTTTGTCCACGGTTCCCATGGATGCGTTGCATATTATAGAAATAACTTATCCCGTCATTTCAGGGAGCCGATTGCAGGGGTTTGCACATCTTTAACGGAGGACGGGGCGGTTTTCGGAGGACAGGCGAACGGGTTCGAGGGGTTTAGAAACGCCTCGGCTTTATATAAGCCGGAGATGTTTGCGATATCTACCACCTGTATGTCCGAGATTATCGGCGACGATCTTGGTTCGATAGTGGGCGGCGCCAGAGAAAAGGGGTATCTGGCTGAAGATATAGCGGCGCCGTACGCAAATACGCCGAGTTTTGTAGGCTCCCATCTCGAAGGTTACGATAGTATGCTTAATGCAATAATAGAAACGCTCGGTAAAAAATCGGATGCAAATAAACAGGACACGATAAACATAATTCCGGGTTTTGACACGACTATCGGCAATATTAACGAGATTAAGAGGATTTTAAAAATTTTCGGAATAAACTATCTTGTTCTTGCAGACTATTCGAATACTTTAGACAGCCCTTTAAACGGGGAGTATAAACTATACCCTGACGGCGCTACAAAGCTTGAGGATGTTAAAAATTGCGTAAACAATAAAGCTGCTATTGCCCTGCAGAAATTTTCTACAAAAAAAACGGCGGCGGCATTATCCGAAAAATTCGGACAGGATGTCAGGGTCGTCAAAAGTCCTATCGGAATAAGTTATACCGATGAATTTTTAATGACGCTTTCCGAACTTTCCGGCAAAGAAGTTCCGAAAGAGCTTGAAGACGAAAGAGGTAAGGCAATAGACTCTATGACGGATGCACAGCAGTATATTCACGGAAAAAAATTTGCGATATTCGGCGACCCGGATATGCTCATGGGATTAACGGGTTATCTCCTTGAAATGGGCGGAATTCCAAAATATGTGTTATGCTCAAACGGTACGGAGGAATTTAAAAAAGAAATCGAGGATTTGTTTGCCTCTTATTCGGAAAATCAAGGCGAGGTTTATATAGACAAGGATTTATGGCATTTGAGGTCATTACTCATGACGGGACCCGTCGATATGCTTTTGGGACCGTCCCACGGTAAATTTGCGGCAAGGGAAGCTAATATTCCTCATATCAGGGTAGGCTATCCCATTTTTGACAGGGTAAATATTCACCGTTATCCGCTTTACGGGTATAGCGGGGTTATTAATCTGACCACATGGATAGTTAATAAATTTTTGGATATTTTGGATGATACCAGCGACGATGCCCATTTCGAGCTTATGAGGTAA
- the nifE gene encoding nitrogenase iron-molybdenum cofactor biosynthesis protein NifE, whose protein sequence is MHITAKEEYFDEPACEHNGVAKDKKACKTATPGSSTGGCALDGAYIVLSPIKDALNIVHAPINCLGNSYNQRTSETTQRENYYMYGFTTAINENDLIFGSEDKLRQGVIYVFNRFKPKAVFIYNTCVPALTGEDIEGVSKELAAKLKIPVVPVFSQGFSGNKNLGNKIAGDALFTHIIGRKEPEIDLLSDYNINLIGEYNIRGELFLIKKALKQAGINVLSTITGDSTIEEIMYSHKAGLNVVVCSKALIYLARKMKEKYGLPYIEGSFFGLTSTNKAIMDIVNSIGDYELTCSAKKYIKIRTRNTEENIYEYKRFLTGKKALLYTGGVKSWSLVSALNDLGMKVIATGVKKSTEEDKLRIKEIDGNGNIIMLDNGNPVNLIKIAREEQVDIILAGGRNQYTAIKSLIPFLDVNQERFNPYTSYEGMEFLAKQIYFEIKNPLFKLLKESNINL, encoded by the coding sequence ATGCACATTACAGCCAAAGAAGAATATTTTGACGAACCTGCCTGCGAGCATAACGGCGTTGCTAAGGATAAAAAAGCCTGTAAAACGGCAACACCGGGTTCTTCAACCGGCGGATGCGCGCTTGACGGGGCATATATTGTTTTAAGCCCGATAAAAGATGCCCTGAACATAGTACATGCTCCGATAAATTGTCTTGGAAACAGTTACAATCAAAGAACATCCGAAACTACTCAAAGAGAAAACTATTATATGTACGGTTTTACGACGGCGATAAATGAAAACGACCTCATTTTCGGCTCGGAAGACAAATTAAGGCAGGGCGTAATTTATGTTTTTAACAGATTTAAACCGAAAGCGGTGTTTATTTATAACACATGCGTGCCGGCGCTAACGGGGGAAGATATAGAAGGGGTTTCCAAGGAACTTGCGGCTAAACTTAAAATTCCCGTTGTTCCGGTTTTTTCACAGGGGTTTTCGGGAAATAAGAATCTTGGCAATAAAATTGCGGGAGATGCCCTTTTTACCCACATTATAGGGAGAAAGGAGCCTGAAATAGATTTATTATCGGATTATAACATAAATTTAATAGGCGAATATAATATCAGAGGAGAGCTTTTTTTAATAAAAAAGGCTCTAAAACAGGCCGGCATAAATGTTCTTTCAACCATAACGGGGGACTCTACGATAGAAGAAATAATGTATTCCCACAAAGCGGGGCTTAATGTCGTGGTGTGCTCCAAGGCCTTGATATATCTGGCAAGAAAAATGAAAGAAAAATACGGGCTTCCTTATATAGAAGGGTCGTTTTTCGGCTTAACATCCACCAATAAGGCGATAATGGATATAGTAAACTCGATCGGGGATTATGAACTTACCTGCAGCGCGAAAAAATACATCAAAATAAGGACAAGGAATACCGAAGAAAATATTTATGAGTATAAAAGATTTTTAACTGGTAAAAAGGCTCTTTTATATACCGGCGGGGTTAAAAGCTGGTCCCTGGTATCTGCCTTAAACGACTTAGGCATGAAGGTCATTGCCACGGGGGTAAAAAAATCCACCGAGGAAGACAAACTAAGAATAAAAGAAATCGATGGAAACGGGAATATAATAATGCTCGATAACGGCAACCCCGTCAATCTTATTAAAATAGCGCGGGAAGAGCAGGTTGACATTATACTTGCAGGCGGAAGGAATCAATATACCGCAATAAAATCCCTTATACCCTTTTTAGATGTCAATCAAGAAAGGTTTAATCCTTATACATCCTATGAGGGCATGGAATTTTTGGCTAAACAGATTTATTTCGAGATCAAAAATCCTTTATTTAAATTGCTAAAGGAATCAAATATAAATTTATAA
- the nifN gene encoding nitrogenase iron-molybdenum cofactor biosynthesis protein NifN yields the protein MMNPIKNMEINPLQASSSLGAAMFFLGINNAVVLMHGAVGCASFDKVTLTKHFRENIPIVTTALNEYGAILGGTDFLTSGIKNIYEKMKPDFIGIASSGLTETSGEDIACIIRDFKEKQDLPFSKIIYAGTPDYKGSLEDGYMKAMLALLEDFSGKETYKTFKKSKKLTKSINVFCPVSFTPQDFLELREAVGYFDLKPVMIPDLGLSLDGHLDERGYLQTTADGLGIKDMENIHNSEFNIVIGLSLGNAVKSISELTGLATYYFPNVCGLKNSDKLFNLLSELSGKEIPEKYKRQRRQLMDAYLDTHFYFLGKDIALALGIDLLDSFSMIYSEMGANLKIGISTKFSDDIKYRFLNFCEGDLDLLDNYRNVDLIVSNSNAGFYAKDFRIPLLRAGFPLIDEIGHGYKHYILYRGAVNLAVESANLLNKG from the coding sequence ATGATGAATCCAATAAAAAATATGGAAATTAATCCTTTACAGGCAAGCTCTTCGCTGGGAGCGGCGATGTTTTTTCTAGGGATTAACAATGCCGTGGTTCTTATGCACGGGGCCGTCGGTTGCGCAAGCTTTGACAAAGTTACGCTGACAAAGCATTTTCGCGAAAACATTCCGATAGTTACCACGGCTTTAAATGAATATGGGGCAATTCTGGGGGGAACCGACTTTTTAACATCGGGAATTAAAAACATTTATGAAAAAATGAAGCCGGATTTTATAGGTATTGCGTCATCAGGCCTCACGGAAACGAGCGGCGAAGATATTGCCTGCATTATCAGGGATTTTAAAGAAAAACAGGATTTACCGTTTTCAAAAATAATTTATGCAGGCACTCCGGATTATAAGGGCAGCCTTGAAGACGGCTATATGAAAGCAATGTTGGCGCTGTTAGAGGACTTTTCGGGTAAAGAAACATATAAAACATTTAAAAAATCAAAGAAATTAACAAAGAGCATAAATGTTTTCTGCCCGGTATCTTTCACCCCCCAGGATTTTTTGGAACTCCGGGAGGCCGTAGGTTATTTTGATTTAAAGCCGGTTATGATACCCGATTTGGGCTTGTCCTTAGACGGACATCTTGACGAAAGGGGATATTTACAGACAACCGCAGATGGGCTTGGGATTAAAGATATGGAAAATATTCATAATAGCGAATTTAACATAGTTATAGGTTTAAGTTTGGGGAACGCGGTTAAATCCATTAGTGAATTAACCGGTTTAGCGACATATTACTTTCCGAATGTGTGCGGGCTTAAAAATAGCGATAAACTCTTCAATCTTTTATCCGAACTTTCGGGTAAAGAAATTCCCGAAAAATATAAAAGGCAGAGAAGACAGCTTATGGATGCTTATTTAGATACGCATTTTTATTTTTTAGGAAAAGATATTGCGTTGGCTCTCGGCATAGATCTTTTAGATTCTTTTTCTATGATTTATTCGGAAATGGGCGCAAATTTAAAAATCGGAATATCGACAAAATTTAGCGATGATATTAAATATAGATTTTTAAATTTCTGCGAAGGCGATTTAGATTTGCTCGATAATTACAGGAATGTCGATTTAATTGTTTCCAATTCCAATGCAGGATTTTATGCTAAAGATTTTAGAATACCCCTGCTAAGGGCGGGCTTTCCGCTAATCGACGAAATAGGACACGGCTATAAGCATTATATACTCTACAGAGGGGCGGTTAATCTTGCCGTTGAAAGCGCAAACTTGCTTAATAAAGGATAA
- the nifX gene encoding nitrogen fixation protein NifX, whose product MKVGFATTDNILINDHFGWAKNFAIYEINQEGFRFLENRHFEEDEIEELNKIDKKIDRLKDLKIIFVESIGGTAAARVVKSGIHPVKSKPNDKIEYVMKDLKTVLSGNPPPWLKKIILKESGNIAGLA is encoded by the coding sequence ATGAAGGTAGGTTTTGCCACAACTGATAATATTTTAATCAACGACCACTTTGGATGGGCTAAAAATTTTGCAATATACGAAATAAATCAGGAAGGCTTCAGATTTTTGGAAAATAGGCATTTTGAAGAAGACGAGATTGAGGAACTCAATAAGATAGATAAGAAGATTGATAGGCTAAAAGATTTGAAGATTATTTTTGTAGAAAGCATCGGCGGGACGGCGGCCGCCCGCGTCGTAAAATCAGGTATTCATCCGGTTAAATCCAAACCGAACGATAAAATAGAATATGTTATGAAAGACCTTAAAACGGTTTTATCAGGCAATCCCCCTCCATGGCTAAAAAAAATTATTCTTAAAGAATCCGGAAATATTGCAGGTCTGGCTTGA
- a CDS encoding response regulator: MVNEKGLNLNIKVLVVDDIKERREELKVILNSITTNIYEADNGALAIVAAEEFKPDIIFMDIKMPSMDGITACKKIMETNPLPIIFLTAGAGDIKDYDKYMEELKGSGAFSYIMKPARKSEVLAQTIIAIENFKRLQDIKKENETLKQYIEDRKLINKAKSILMDKESIPEKEAHKRLQRLSMSSGRPLADIAKAIILTSSS, from the coding sequence ATGGTAAATGAAAAAGGCTTGAATTTAAATATAAAAGTCTTAGTTGTCGATGATATAAAAGAAAGAAGGGAAGAACTTAAGGTTATTTTAAATTCTATTACAACTAATATATATGAGGCTGATAACGGAGCGTTAGCTATCGTAGCGGCAGAAGAATTTAAACCGGATATTATCTTTATGGACATAAAGATGCCGTCAATGGACGGAATTACCGCCTGCAAAAAGATTATGGAGACAAACCCCCTTCCAATTATTTTTTTAACGGCGGGTGCGGGCGATATAAAAGATTACGATAAATATATGGAAGAGCTTAAAGGATCCGGGGCATTTTCTTACATAATGAAACCTGCCAGAAAGAGCGAGGTTTTGGCCCAAACAATTATCGCAATCGAAAATTTTAAAAGATTGCAGGATATAAAAAAAGAGAACGAAACTTTAAAGCAATATATCGAGGATAGAAAGTTAATTAACAAGGCGAAAAGTATCCTTATGGATAAAGAAAGCATCCCCGAAAAAGAAGCGCATAAAAGACTTCAAAGATTAAGCATGAGCAGCGGGCGTCCGTTAGCGGATATTGCAAAAGCTATTATTTTGACAAGTTCAAGTTGA
- a CDS encoding P-II family nitrogen regulator, with the protein MEMVRAIIRPEKEKDVLKALEENGFVSVTKMHVFGRGKQKGIKVGDVVYDELPKLELMIVVKKEDANRVCDIIQENAVTGHIGDGKIFVVPVSRTYTVRTGAEGL; encoded by the coding sequence ATGGAAATGGTAAGAGCGATTATCAGGCCGGAGAAAGAAAAAGATGTGCTTAAGGCGCTTGAAGAAAACGGATTTGTTTCGGTTACGAAAATGCATGTTTTTGGAAGAGGGAAACAAAAGGGAATTAAAGTCGGGGATGTGGTTTACGATGAATTGCCAAAACTGGAACTTATGATTGTCGTGAAAAAAGAGGACGCGAACAGGGTTTGCGATATTATTCAGGAAAATGCCGTTACGGGGCATATCGGCGACGGCAAGATATTTGTTGTGCCTGTTTCAAGGACATATACGGTAAGAACCGGCGCCGAAGGCTTATAA